CAAAGAGGCGAACATAAGAACGATTGCGGTGTTGTATGGAGATCGAAAGGCAGCGGCTATCGCTGCTATGTTCTATCTCTCCGCCGTCTCCATAACTCCTTTGCCATGGATTTTAGGAATTGTTTCTTTCTGGTTTCTCCCGTTTATATTCTGGACAGACATGGGACTAATTTTAACATCTATTCTACTTCTCTCGAATCCCTCAAGAGAAAACGCCAGGAGAATTAAGAATCGAAACCTATTTTGGTTCTTAAGCGGATTGCTGGCGTTTATCGCTGGAAGTCCAGGTTGAAGAATGCCAAGACTGTAAATATTTAGGTTAGAACTATGAAAGAGGAGAGGGATAACCATGTCCTTCACACCAATCCAAAACGTCCTTGCGGGCAAGCACGAGAGCGAACAAGTTAGCATTCGAGGGTGGGTCTACAGAAAACGAGAAAGCAAAAAAACCATCTTTCTACTAATACGCGACGCAACTGGAATAATACAGTCCACTGTCAAGGAGGGAACGCAAGCTTGGAATGAGGCAGAAAAAATAACTATCGAATCCTCCACCACGCTCAGCGGAACAGTAAAAAAAGACAAGCGGGCACCCGGCGGATACGAGATCTCTACAAATGAAATAACAATTATTGGTTTGGCTGAAACATTCCCAATTGCTAAGGATCAGAGCGAAGAGTTTCTCCGAGACGTTAGGCATCTGTGGCTACGCAGCAGAAAAATGAATCTTATCATGAGAGTAAGAAGCGAAGTCTTGTGGCTTACGCACAAGTTCTTCAGAGAGAAAGGCTTCATAGAAATCTCCCCGCCCATGTTCATAACCAGCGCATGCGAAGGCGGCGCCACTCTATTTGAAACAAAATACTTCGACCGAAACCTATTCTTGACACAGAGTGCCCAGCTGTATTCGGAGATTCTTATCCACTCCTTAGAGAAGGTTTACACATGTGCACCCTCTTTTAGAGCAGAGAAAAGCAGAACAATTCGTCATCTTTGCGAATACTGGCATGTAGAACCAGAGTGGGCATTTGCTGACATGGATGATGTCATGCGGATTGAAGAAGAACTCGTAAGCTACATCTGCCGAAAAGTGGCAAAACATTGCAAGCGAGAGCTGCAAGAGCTGGGGGTTGACCCGAAAAAACTATTGAAGATCAAGCCGCCTTTCCCAAGAATAACCTATAAAGAGGCAATTGAAAAACTGCGAAAAAAAGGTTTAGACATAAAGTGGGGTGAAGACCTGGGCTATGATGAAGAGAAGGCGTTGGCTGAAGATTTTAAGGGCCCCTTCTTCGTCCATGACTATCCAAAGAAGATAAAGGCGTTTTACTGCAAAACTTACAGAGACAAGCCGGAAATAGCTATGTCTGTGGACATGCTGGTGCCTAGAATAGGGGAGTTGACAACGGGTGGTGCCAGAGAAGATGACAAGGACGAGTTGATTAGAAGGGTTAAGGAGCTAGGCTTGCAAGTGGAAGATTACGACTGGTACATTGATATGCGAAGATATGGCACAGTTCCCCATGCAGGATTTGGATTAGGTGTAGAACGACTGCTTATGTGGATGCTTGACTTGGACAACATCATAGATACCATTCCATTTCCACGAACCTTGCGGAGAAGCTATCCCTAGCTGGCATGCGCATGCTAGAATTAGCAAATCTGTTTCAACTTTGTTTTTAAGCAGCCTATCTTCACTCTTAGTTTGAGTGCTTGAATGTGAAACGTCGATTCGGCAAAGCAAAGAAGCATGTCGTGGGTAAAGCTAATCCTTGGATATTAGATGTTCTTGATGACCAAAGCCTCAATGAGCTTAATAACAATAGAGATGTGTGGACCACAAGGCAGACCGATGCTAGTTTGTGCGTAGCATGCAAGGGCTCACGAATGTTGTGTGGCAAAACTCGTTGCCCAGTCATGGTTCGCGTAAATTCTTTCATTCGAGCGATGCCGCTTATCAAAAGTTTGGACATCGATGGATCTTCGCCACCCAGCGTTTTTGTAGGGCGCGTTGGATATCCCTACGTTTATGCAGGTCCCATGGTGCCACCAATTCACGAAGACACAAGCCTCTATGATTCGCCAGAGTTATGGTTTGGCAAAACAATTGACGAAATAGTTAGCTTCCGCTCCATGCTCATCCGGGGAAAATACCGAGTTCACGTTCGTCGCATTAAAGAAGCAGGCAAAATTATGGATCTGACTCGCGAGTTAGCTTTAGCCTCTGCAGCAACTGATGTAGAACTGGCTTTGAAAAAGCGACCACGCGGCTTTCTAGTATTAAACGACGACGTTCAGCCTTTTGGGCCATCCGCGCCAATCAGAGATTTGCGAGTGGATTCAGCACGTTGGGATCACCATGTTGAAAAGGCATATTATGACACGGATTTAAAAGCCAAACCAGCTGTTTTAGAGCTCTACGACAAGAATGTGATGGTGACAAGGATTCAAAGAGCTTTCAGCGTCGGAGCTTTCGGAGTTGAAAAGCAGAGACGTTTGGTGCCGACACGTTGGAGCATAACAGCAGTTGACAGCATGATCTCCAAAGAGTTAATGAATAAGGTGAAGACATTTCCATTAATTGACGAGTATCATCTCTTCGAGTCTTCTTATTTGGATAACCAGTTTGAAGTTTTGATGATGCCTG
This genomic stretch from Candidatus Bathyarchaeota archaeon harbors:
- the asnS gene encoding asparagine--tRNA ligase yields the protein MSFTPIQNVLAGKHESEQVSIRGWVYRKRESKKTIFLLIRDATGIIQSTVKEGTQAWNEAEKITIESSTTLSGTVKKDKRAPGGYEISTNEITIIGLAETFPIAKDQSEEFLRDVRHLWLRSRKMNLIMRVRSEVLWLTHKFFREKGFIEISPPMFITSACEGGATLFETKYFDRNLFLTQSAQLYSEILIHSLEKVYTCAPSFRAEKSRTIRHLCEYWHVEPEWAFADMDDVMRIEEELVSYICRKVAKHCKRELQELGVDPKKLLKIKPPFPRITYKEAIEKLRKKGLDIKWGEDLGYDEEKALAEDFKGPFFVHDYPKKIKAFYCKTYRDKPEIAMSVDMLVPRIGELTTGGAREDDKDELIRRVKELGLQVEDYDWYIDMRRYGTVPHAGFGLGVERLLMWMLDLDNIIDTIPFPRTLRRSYP
- a CDS encoding Nre family DNA repair protein — translated: MKRRFGKAKKHVVGKANPWILDVLDDQSLNELNNNRDVWTTRQTDASLCVACKGSRMLCGKTRCPVMVRVNSFIRAMPLIKSLDIDGSSPPSVFVGRVGYPYVYAGPMVPPIHEDTSLYDSPELWFGKTIDEIVSFRSMLIRGKYRVHVRRIKEAGKIMDLTRELALASAATDVELALKKRPRGFLVLNDDVQPFGPSAPIRDLRVDSARWDHHVEKAYYDTDLKAKPAVLELYDKNVMVTRIQRAFSVGAFGVEKQRRLVPTRWSITAVDSMISKELMNKVKTFPLIDEYHLFESSYLDNQFEVLMMPDVWSYEAIEAWYPGTVWNPSGKYVVMYGDWEGFDGRTTYADIGGCYYAARLAVCEYLMKERRQATVIVLREARPGYIMPVGVWQVRENVRNAMRQRPLKFATLEQALQRISSRFNIPIQRWIDRSKLIMNAKIQRKITQYA